TGCGTCATTCCGTTGTTCCCCTGTCATGCGCGCGGCCCGCGTCGCCGCGCTGACGATTCAGCCGCGGCACTCCAACGGCAGCCACTTGTCATCGACGTCGGACGAGCAGTGCCACTCGGTGTGGTCGCTGCCCAGGTCCCACCACAGCTTGCGGCCGTCGATGCCGGTGTTGCCGATGTTGCCGAACTCCAGTTCGAACCCGCAGGTGCCATCGTCGAACTCGCCGATGGTGGCGCGGGTGACGTAGGTGCCGGCGTAGCTCTCGGGCGTGCCGAACGTGCCTTCCCCGTTGCTGGGGCACCGGCCCTGGCTGATGTGGAATTCCTGTACCTCGGCCTTGAGCGCCTGGCTTTCGCTGACCGCCTGCACGACCTTCGCGCGCAGGGTGTAGTCCTGGTAGGCGGGAAGGGCGATCGCGGCGAGGATGCCGGCGATGCCGATGCACGGCACCACCATCACCGCGGCGACGATCAACGCGATCTTGCCGCCGGACATGCCCTGTTTCGGCGGCGGTGCCGGCGAGGGCCGCGGCGCGGCGGGGCGTGGCGGCGTGACGGCCGGCGGTACCGGCGGCGGAAGCGGTGCCGTCGTCTCGTCGACGGCCGGATGCAGGCCGAGTTCATCGGCAAAATCGCCCAACGGCAGCCATTGCGGCAGGCCTTCGCGCCACACCAGGCTGTCCAGCGTGATGCGACCGTAGCGGTAGTGCGTCCCCAATTCGTCCGCCGTCACCGGACCGTGCTGTTCACGGTTCCGGTCGGCGTAATACCAACCCGACATGCTTCCCCCAGAAGCGGACCGACGTCTCAGTGTACCGGTTCAGGCTCGTCGGCAAACATCTGGGTTTCCATCCACGCGTACGCGGCTTCCGACCCGGGCTGGTTGAACAGCACCATCAGGACGACCCACTTCAGGTCGTCCAGGTCCAGTTCGTCCTGGTCCAGCGCCATCGCGCGGTCGAGGACCAGTTCACGCTGGTCCGCATCGAGCACGCCGTGCTGCTCCAGGAAGAGCAGGAAGCCGCGGCATTCCACGTCGAGCTTTTCCAGCTCCGGACCATGGAACACGCGGGTGGGACCCCCGACGCGCGGGTTCGCCGCGCTGGGGCGCTGGTCGGCGAGGGCGTCGAGCCAGTCGAAGGCCTTGCTGATCTCGGCGGGGCTGAAGCCGGCCTGGATCAGGCCGTTCTGAAGAGAGTCGCGGTCACGGACAGGGTCCGCATCTTCGGTGAAGTAGTGTTCGAACAGGTACAGCAGTACGTCCAGGATGCTCTCTTTCATTGCCCCTCGGCCTGCGTCAACGACGCTGTGGAGGTGAAGAAACCGGTCTTTCTCAGATATCGGCCGTGTTCCGCCGTAACTAAGCCATCCAGTTCCATGACCAGCAGCATGGAGGACAGTTCCGCGGCCGTCAATCGTGTGCGTGAGACGAGCTGATCCATACCTGTTGGGTCATGTCCCAGCGCCTCCCACAAGGTCTGGTAGTCGGGTGCCAGTGCACGCGGTGCGCCGTCCGCACTGTCCGGGGGCCCCCATTCAGTTTCACCGAGGCGTTCGCGCAGGGCGTTCGCGAGGTCGGCCGCCAGCGGGGCGAGCGCGCCGATCACGTCTTCGGCGCTTTCGACCAGGGCGGCACCCTCGCGGATCAGTCGGTGGCAGCCGCGTGCCATCGGGTTGTGGATCGACCCGGGTACGGCGAAGACCTCGCGGCCGGCTTCGGCCGCCTGCCGGGCGGTGATCAGCGCGCCCGAACGCTCGGCGGCTTCGACCACCAGGGTCCCTAGGGACAGGCCGGCCAGGATCCGGTTGCGGGCCGGGAAGTGGCTGCGCAGCGCCGGCGTGCCGGGCGGATGTTCGCTGACCACCGCGCCGCGGGCCGCGATGCGGCCGCGCAAGCCGGCGTGGTGGGGGGGATAGGCCACGTCCGTGCCGGTGCCCACCACCGCGACGGTGGCGCCGTCCGCGGTCGCCAGCGTGGCTTCGTGGGCGGCGGCATCGATACCCCGCGCCATGCCGCTGGCGACGACGATGCCGGTCGACGCGAGGGCGCGGGCGAACCGCTGAGCGTTTTCGCGTCCGCCCGGGGTCGGCGAGCGGCTGCCGACGATGGCCACAGCGGGTCGCCAGAGCAGCCCGGCGTCCCCCTCGACGAAGAGCGCCAGCGGCGGGCTCGCGCTGCGGCGCAGGGGTGCCGGGTAATCCGCTTCGTGCCAGCCGATCAGGTGATGCTGTGGGATCCCAAGCCACGCGAGGGTGCCGGCCAGTGCGTCGTCATCGCGCATGCGGAGGGCTTCGGTCTGCGTCGCGAGCAGGCCGGCTTCGCGCCAGCCGGCGGGCCCGGCCGCAAGCGCGGCAGCGGGCCCGGCATGCGCATCCAGCAGCCGTCGCCGGGGCAGGAGAGGGCCGCCTGCCAGGACGAGCCGGGCCAGCGCGATCAGATCTTCGTTGGGCATCCTGCGAGCCTAGGCAGGAAACGACGACGGCGCCCTCGGGCGCCGTCGCGGTGATGCGTAGGAGTTGCCTGAAGCGGTCAGTACTTTGCGTCGGGGTGCTTCAGCTCATAGCCCACGCGGGTCGCTTCCACGCCTTCCATGACCAGGGCGTAGCTGACCTTGTCGAAGGTGCGGAACACCATCGCGTGGCTGGCGTATTCGTCGGGCAGCGAGACGCGGCCCGCGCCGGACTTGGGCGATTCGCTGACGCGCGAGGATTCCGGGTGGGCCATGCGGTTGGCGGTGTGGCTGCCGTTACGCCACACCGAGAACACGGTGCCGTTGTCCACGCCATCCAGGCGGCCGCCCGAAATGGCGATCACGTCGCGCGGACCGCCCGAGGTCAGCGCATCGGCCACCGCGAGCACGCGCAGCTTGCCGGCCGGATCGGTCGCCGGCGCATGCGGGAAGAAGTGCAGGTCGTACGGCTGCGCGTCGACCGGAATCAGGCGGTCGCCCACCCGGACTTCCATGCCGCCGATGTCCACCAGCAGCGTGCTGACTTCGGTGCCGGGCACGACGCCGCGGGTGAAGGTGGCGAGGTTGACCTTGGCCAGCTCGTAACCCAGGAACTCGCCCTTGCCGTTCTGCTCGATGATGTCCTTCCACATGTCGACTTCGCCGCGGATCGTCTTGCCGCGGAAATCCAGGTCCTGCGAGCGCGGGTTGTCGGTGAAGCGCGCGGTCGGGCGGACGATGGCGAAGCGCTGGCCGGGCTGGGCGCCGTCCAGGCCGCGCACATAGATGTTGTGGCCGCCGGAACTGCGCAGGCGGTCCTCGTCCAGGCCGGCCACATGCGGCAGCCCCTCGAAGCTGTCCACCACGCGGCGGTCCTTCAGGAAGGGCTCGATGTCGGCCAGCGGGATCGCGTTCAACGGCGCGTCCTGGCGCGGGCCCGGCTGCACCGCGACGCGGTCCAGGTAGGCCAGGCTGATGACGTCACCCGGGTAGATCAGGTGCGGGTTCTGGATCTGCGGGTTGGCCTGCCAGATCTCCGGCCACAGCCAGGGCTTCTTCAGGAAACGCGCCGAGATGTCCCACAGCGTGTCACCCCGCTTGACCACGTAAGTGTCGGGATGGCTTCCCGCCATCTCGGCCGCGGTCGCGTAGGTGCCGACGGTCAGCACCGCAACGGCGAGAACCGTACGAAAATATTTAAACATGGCGGTATCTACCTGATTCCCCGACAGGTGGTCAGCACTATAGTCCAGAAAACCCGGCGCAACGCAAGCGCCCTTGTTAGAATTCGTGAGGCCTTGCCGGATTCCGCAGGCACCCCCATCTCGAGACGTACCATGGCCCTGCTCCCCATCCTCGAATTCCCCGACCCCCGCCTGCGTACCAAGGCGGTGCCGGTCGACGCCGGAAACGTGACGACGCCCGAATTCCAGCGCCTGCTCGATGACATGTTCGAGACCATGTACGACGCACCGGGCATCGGCCTGGCCGCCAGCCAGGTGGACGTGCACCGGCGTTTCATGGTGATCGACGTCAGCGAGGAGAAGAACGAGCCGCAGGTCTTCATCAATCCCGAGCTGAGCGAGCAGGTGGGCGAACAGGTCTACCAGGAAGGGTGCCTGTCCGTGCCCGGCATCTTCGCCGACGTCACCCGGGCCGATGTGATCACCGTGCGTTTCCTCGACCGCCAGGGCCAGCCTCAGGAACTGCGCGCCGACGGCCTGCTGGCGGTCTGCATCCAGCACGAGATGGACCATCTGGACGGCAAGCTGTTCGTCGACTACCTCTCGCCGCTGAAGCGCGAGATGGTGCGCAAGAAGCTGGCCAAGCAGCGCAAGCACGTCGCCTGACGCGACCGCGGGGACGGGATGCGCGGGCCCCGCCCCGCCCGTTCCGTCCCTCCTCTTTCGGAACACGCCCCATGAGAATCGTCTTCGCCGGCACGCCGGCGTTCGCCGTGCCCAGCCTGCGCGCCGCGCATGCCCACCATGAAGTGGTGGCCGTCTACACCCAGCCCGACCGTCCCGC
This genomic stretch from Pseudoxanthomonas sp. CF385 harbors:
- a CDS encoding GYF domain-containing protein, with the protein product MSGWYYADRNREQHGPVTADELGTHYRYGRITLDSLVWREGLPQWLPLGDFADELGLHPAVDETTAPLPPPVPPAVTPPRPAAPRPSPAPPPKQGMSGGKIALIVAAVMVVPCIGIAGILAAIALPAYQDYTLRAKVVQAVSESQALKAEVQEFHISQGRCPSNGEGTFGTPESYAGTYVTRATIGEFDDGTCGFELEFGNIGNTGIDGRKLWWDLGSDHTEWHCSSDVDDKWLPLECRG
- a CDS encoding DUF494 family protein, with the translated sequence MKESILDVLLYLFEHYFTEDADPVRDRDSLQNGLIQAGFSPAEISKAFDWLDALADQRPSAANPRVGGPTRVFHGPELEKLDVECRGFLLFLEQHGVLDADQRELVLDRAMALDQDELDLDDLKWVVLMVLFNQPGSEAAYAWMETQMFADEPEPVH
- the dprA gene encoding DNA-processing protein DprA yields the protein MPNEDLIALARLVLAGGPLLPRRRLLDAHAGPAAALAAGPAGWREAGLLATQTEALRMRDDDALAGTLAWLGIPQHHLIGWHEADYPAPLRRSASPPLALFVEGDAGLLWRPAVAIVGSRSPTPGGRENAQRFARALASTGIVVASGMARGIDAAAHEATLATADGATVAVVGTGTDVAYPPHHAGLRGRIAARGAVVSEHPPGTPALRSHFPARNRILAGLSLGTLVVEAAERSGALITARQAAEAGREVFAVPGSIHNPMARGCHRLIREGAALVESAEDVIGALAPLAADLANALRERLGETEWGPPDSADGAPRALAPDYQTLWEALGHDPTGMDQLVSRTRLTAAELSSMLLVMELDGLVTAEHGRYLRKTGFFTSTASLTQAEGQ
- a CDS encoding LysM domain-containing protein, with the protein product MFKYFRTVLAVAVLTVGTYATAAEMAGSHPDTYVVKRGDTLWDISARFLKKPWLWPEIWQANPQIQNPHLIYPGDVISLAYLDRVAVQPGPRQDAPLNAIPLADIEPFLKDRRVVDSFEGLPHVAGLDEDRLRSSGGHNIYVRGLDGAQPGQRFAIVRPTARFTDNPRSQDLDFRGKTIRGEVDMWKDIIEQNGKGEFLGYELAKVNLATFTRGVVPGTEVSTLLVDIGGMEVRVGDRLIPVDAQPYDLHFFPHAPATDPAGKLRVLAVADALTSGGPRDVIAISGGRLDGVDNGTVFSVWRNGSHTANRMAHPESSRVSESPKSGAGRVSLPDEYASHAMVFRTFDKVSYALVMEGVEATRVGYELKHPDAKY
- the def gene encoding peptide deformylase; its protein translation is MALLPILEFPDPRLRTKAVPVDAGNVTTPEFQRLLDDMFETMYDAPGIGLAASQVDVHRRFMVIDVSEEKNEPQVFINPELSEQVGEQVYQEGCLSVPGIFADVTRADVITVRFLDRQGQPQELRADGLLAVCIQHEMDHLDGKLFVDYLSPLKREMVRKKLAKQRKHVA